The Canis lupus familiaris isolate Mischka breed German Shepherd chromosome 7, alternate assembly UU_Cfam_GSD_1.0, whole genome shotgun sequence nucleotide sequence TTCCCCACAGAGAAAGACCCCAAGCTGGAAATCCGTTATCGGCACAAGAAGTCACGGGAGCGGGACAGCAATGAGCGAGACGGCAGTGAGCCCCGGGATGAGGGTGGAGGGCGCAAGAGGCCTGCCCCGGATCCAGACCTGCAGCGTCGGGCGGGGTCAGGGACAGGGGTTGGGGCGATGCTTGCTCGGGGCTCTGCTTCGCCCCACAAATCCTCTCCACAGCCCTTGGTGGCCACACCCAGCCAGGTGAGTGGCTGCTGGGGCTGGGATAGGTAAGCTGAGCCTCCCGCAGGCCCCGTACACGTTCCTGATTTTTGTACTGGGCCTCTCCCCTCAGcatcaccagcagcagcagcagcagcagcagcagcagcagatcaAACGGTCAGCCCGCATGTGTGGCGAGTGTGAGGCCTGCCGGCGCACCGAAGACTGTGGCCACTGTGACTTTTGTCGGGACATGAAGAAGTTTGGGGGCCCCAACAAGATCCGGCAGAAGTGCCGGCTGCGTCAGTGCCAGCTGCGGGCCCGGGTGAGCATGGGTagagctgggcagggctgggggtgtcAGTGTGTCCAGGAAAGGCTCGTGGAGGCCAGGAGGGGGCAGGCTGGGCGGGTGAGCTGGGGCCTTGCTACACACAGACAGGTGGGAAGGAGCCTGGCCTGTGTAGGTGAACAGGGCGTGACCAGGTGTGTGGGGCTAGCAGGGGCATCCCCGACCCCAGGTGGGCAgggcagaccccccccccccccccccggccattTTCAGCGGTCAGGCACGTCAGGGCAGGTGGAGCAGGGTTGAGCATGTCCTGGTGATGTGAAGCGGGGGTACTAGGTGTGTCTGGGAGGCAACACAGGGCAGTTGGTGGGCTAGGCTCTTGTGGGTGGGGCTAGGGCAGGGCCACCCTCCATCCACCTGGGGCTGACCTGGGCCTTCCTCCTGCCGGCACAGGAATCGTACAAGTACTTCCCTTCCTCGGTGAGTCCAGCCccccagggcggggcggggcatgCGGGCAGGGCGGTCAGGGCCAGTCCTGAGATTCTGCCCTGCAGCTCTCGCCAGTGACGCCCTCAGAGTCCCTGCCACGGCCTCGCAGGCCACTGCCCacccagcagcagccacagccatCACAGAAGCTGGGGCGCATCCGTGAGGACGAGGGGGCAGTGGCATCATCAGCAGTCAAGGAGCCACCGGAGGCTACGGCTACACCTGAGCCACTCTCAGATGAGGACCTACCACTGGATCCTGACCTGTACCAGGACTTCTGTGCAGGGGCCTTTGATGACCATGGCCTGGTGAGCAGCCAGAGCGTTCCATGGTGGAAGGGTGGAGGTCACAGAAGCGGAGTTTCCGTGGTGAGGAGAGCTGGAAGATAAGGCGGAGTATGGAAGGCTGATCTGGGAACTGAGTGGGTGGGGTGGTCATGGGCGGGCAGGTGGGTCAGCATGTGCCTCACTTGCAGCCCTGGATGAGCGACACAGAGGAGTCTCCATTCCTGGACCCTGCCCTACGGAAGAGAGCAGTGAAAGTGAAGCACGTAAAGCGTCGGGAGAAGAAATCCGAGAAGAAGGTGATGGAGAGGGTGAAATGGGTGTGagaaggcagagggcagggaaggTAGGGAGAGGCAAAGATCAGGAGCTGGGTGGGGCAAGAGCCAgaagtggtggtgggggcagcGGGACACAGGGAACTGGGGCTGACTTTAACTCCACCCTAACCTGACCTGACTGCTTCGTCCCTTAGAAGGAAGAGAGATATAAGCGGCATCggcagaaacagaagcacaaGGACAAATGGAAACACCCAGAGCGCGCCGACGCTAAGGATCCTGCATCACTACCGCAGTGCCTGGGACCTGGCTGTGTGCGCCCTGCCCAGCCCGGCTCCAAGTATTGCTCAGATGACTGTGGCATGAAGCTGGCAGCCAAGTAAGTCATTCCTGGAGAGCACAAGGGAGTCAGGGAGTACAGGGCAGGGCATGGCTAGAGCCTTCTGTGTGTCTTCTCATCAGCTACCTGCCTGCTGCTCAGTCCGTGGTGCACCCGTCTATCTGTCCCTCATCTGCTTGTCTACCATCCAGTCACTTACTTATTCTTTGGCCGTTTGGTCACCCATCTCTTCTGCCGTTCTTGGATCACCCCACTTGTCTTGTTCCTTGCCACTTTCCCTGCCTGCACCTaaccccctgcctccctgcagccGCATCTACGAGATCCTCCCCCAGCGCATCCAGCAGTGGCAGCAGAGTCCCTGCATTGCTGAGGAGCACGGGAAGAAGCTGCTCGAACGTATTCGCCGTGAGCAGCAGAGTGCCCGTACCCGCCTTCAGGAGATGGAGCGCCGATTCCATGAACTTGAGGCCATCATTCTTCGTGCCAAGCAGCAGGCTGTCCGTGAGGATGAGGAGGTGAGTGAGCACAGGCCCAGCGGCCCTGGACCCAGTACCCGGTCCTGCCTGGCTTCATTGTTCCTTCCACTCCACACAGAGCAATGAGGGTGACAGTGATGACACGGACCTGCAGATCTTCTGCGTCTCCTGCGGGCACCCTATCAACCCACGTGTTGCCTTGCGCCACATGGAGCGCTGCTATGCCAAGGTCAGGGTGTCACCCTGAGGGGGACTGTCATTGGGTCGTGGGGGAACAGATGGGTTATCTGGGGGTTGTCTCGGGAGGGCATGCAGCACACATCCACAGTGCCCTCCGTTTGTGCTCATCCCTCTAGTATGAGAGCCAGACGTCCTTTGGGTCCATGTACCCCACACGCATTGAGGGGTGAGTGTGGGCGCTACGTGGAGTTAGAGCAGGGAGGTTAAGGCTGGGGTCAGAAGTGGCATGTTGGGGCAGAATGGGCCTGGGCAAGAACAGATGGGTCCCCCGCCTTTCTCCCCACTACCTTCTATCTTCTAAACCTCCAGAGCTACACGACTCTTCTGTGATGTCTACAACCCTCAGAGCAAGACATACTGTAAACGGCTCCAGGTGCTGTGCCCCGAGCACTCCCGGGACCCCAAAGTAAGGTTTGCTCTCAGTTCCTCCCATTctgtcctttcttcctcctccctgcctcccttcctcctcccttgtgtcctcccctctcctccttccttccttttccctactTGACCCCTTCCGTAACTCTCACTTTGCTTGCCTTATCACTCCTCgttcctctcctttttcctctcatCATCTcgtttctccttttccattcctCTGTACTCCCTGAACTCTCTTcattccttcctaccttcctccacccccattcATCCCTGACCCCCGATTTCCTTGCAGGTGCCAGCTGATGAGGTATGTGGGTGCCCTCTTGTACGTGATGTCTTTGAGCTCACGGGTGACTTCTGCCGCCTGCCCAAACGCCAGTGTAACCGCCATTACTGCTGGGAGAAGTTGCGGCGTGCTGAAGTGGACCTGGAGCGTGTGCGCGTGGTAGGTGTCCATGCTAAATGAGGCTGGAGTTCAGGTGGAGCTTCCGGAGCTCCTTCTCATGGCTCTTTTCTACTCCCCTCTCAGTGGTACAAGCTGGATGAGCTGTTTGAGCAGGAACGCAACGTTCGCACAGCCATGACTAACCGGGCAGGATTACTGGCCCTGATGCTGCACCAAACGATCCAGCATGACCCGCTCACTACCGACCTGCGCTCCAGTGCTGACCGCTGAGCCTCACTGGCCCAGAAGTCCTCACGCCCTGCATTCCAGGCCCGGGAGCTGCCCCGAATTCCCCGTTTGTCTGTTCTGCCATTCATCTGTTTCTCCAATGGTCCCTGAGTTTCTCCCTGTGCCCATCCACCATTTGACTACCCAGATGCCGTTATCAGAGGGTCTCAGGATTTTCTTCTGTCCttgtctgtccctctgtctctccattctCTGTGCCTGGGTGGGACTGTGGAGTTTGCTCACTGTTGCCTCACCTCTCCCtggttttgttaataaaattttgaagaaccAACAGAGATTACTACTGGTTTCCACTTTATCCAGCTGCATCTGCACTCCCAAACCCCCTGGGTGAAAGGGCTGAGGCACACCTGTATTCAGGAGGAGTTGCAGTATAGAGCTTCGAGTATGCAGTTGGCAACCACCCTCTGCTCTGCAGGAGCTCCCTTGGGCAGCGGACTATGACTTACTAAGGGAGAGCCCAATGACGTACATCCTCAGCATTTCATCTTGAAACAACGGGTATACAGTTGGCGCTATTTCATTATGTGGCTGATTTCCCCCGTGACACCCCCGTGTCAGCATCGACATCCTCCAGATTAGACACGTATTCGCTGACGGCCACAAGGTCTCTCGTTGCCCCACAAACCCCTTTCCGGGCACGTGTGTAACAGAAGTCCGAGAGCCCCCTCCGCCCGGTCGCGGGGCCCAGCGGGGCCCACAGCGCAGCCTCTCTAGGGCGCGCACGCCCTTCTCGGTGGCACGGCCCTTCTGTTTACCTGCAGCGCGGCACCGCCCCCTTCGCCCGTTCTCGcggagggagggagctggggtcGGCTTGCGGTGCGCTCCTCCCCGCGCGCTCCTGCAACTGCTCGCGGGGCGGAGAGGACGGGACACACGAGTTCTGGGGGAGATGTTTCAGGGGCCCGCACAGCACAGCGAGATGGGAGCGAGATGGGGGCGAGAGATGAGAGGAGACCTCCGGCGCCCCCCCTCCAACTACCCCGGGTGGAGACGGCCAAAGAGCGTagcgccccctcctcctccacgcCCCCTTCGGTTGGGAGAGCGCAGGCGCAAGCCAAGTGGGCGGAGTGGGGAGAAAGTGCCGGTTGGCGGAGCGAGGCGCCGGGGGCTGAACGACtccgggtggggaggggagaagagggggcGGTGCAGCTGAGGCCGGCTGTCAGGGCGCAGGCGCAGTAGGGCCCGGGCCAGAGGCGCGCGCCGCCGTGAGACTAAGCGCGCAGGCGTGGGGCCCTCCCCACTAAGGGCAAGCGCGGGAGGGGCATTAGCGCGCAGGCGTCGTCTGGGGGGCGGGGCCCTAGAGGCGGGCAGCGGGTTTCCGGTTCCGGGAGCAACGAACGGCCGCGGCAGCGACAGCTACCGCTTCAGAGGAAGCGTCTGcggaggaggaagaagagcaggGCAAGGCGGGAGTCACAGGCGGGACCCTCGGCATGGGTCCACGGACCTAGAGCGGCGGAAGCTACCGGCCCGGTGCCAAGCTGGTGAGACAGTTGTGGGGGTGGAAGTGGAGAGCGCTCAGGCGTCGGGGAGGGAAGCATTGAGGCTCCGAACGCTGACGGAGAGGAATGAAGGGCCCTCAGGCCGATGAGTGGGAGGAATGGCGGCGTGGGAATACTGACGGGGAGGAACGGGGAGGTTTTGGCTGAGGACGAGGAGGAATGGGGCTCAGTGTGCCGGTAGGTGGACGTGTCGGGAGTCTGGACGAGGACGGAGAGGAGCGGAGAAGGATCCGAACGCCGAGGGGCGATCTCGGTGCCTTCGGGGTTAAGGAGTGAGAAGTGGGGGTTTAGAACgctgagagggagacagaggggccCTCAGGTTGGTGACGGGAAAAAACAGGGGCACTCGGATGCCGAAGAGGAGCGACGGGGGCTcagatggaggaggagaaggaatagGGCTTCTGAAGGCCGAGGTGGGGATGGCACGATCCTGGGACACGAACAGGGAGGATTGGGGGGTGGCTTcagagggctggggggggggaaTCAGGGTCTCTGAGAGTGTCAGCGGACGGGAGAGCAAGGGACACCGACGGGGAGGAGTGAAGAAACTGCTGAAGACGAGATGAATAAGGTCTGGGGATGGAGGTCGGTGAAGACTTGTGGCTCAAGACGCTTACAGGCAAAAGGAGGAGGCAGCGTTCAGGCTGAGGAACAGAAGGAATGAGAGGATAAAGAGGGGAGAAGCTGGGGCTCTCGGGCAGAGGACACAGGAACCTGAGGCAGTGGCATGACAAGAGGACatcagaaagggaaggagggaaggaatgggAGAGCTACAGGACTGAGAGGAGTTGGGCACTCCTGGGCCAACCAGGGGAGTGAATGCGAGGTTAGGGCACCGAGGGACAGTCCTGGGACCTTGGCTGAGGATGAGCGGGATGGGGCCTCTCGGACTGATAATGGGGAGTATGGATGGTTCAGGGTGAACCCTCAGGGGAGGTGTCAACACCAGTAGGTCAAAGACCATGTCTCTTGAGACGAATGACAGGTTCCTAGgttggcagaggggagaagggatgGGGTCTCAGGCTGAAGATGAGGAAGAGGTGGGGATCAGGACATGGAGTAAGGAATGAGGAGCTTTGGGTTGAGGATACGGCCTGTTAAGTTAAAAGTGGGGCTGCCAGGTCCGGAAGGGGAGGAACGACTAGCCTCTGGGCCCAGCACACGGAAGAATGAGGTGGGACGGGGGATTTTCTCTACTGTATTGACGGGTTGCCTGTGGTAGGGACCCGGCGTGGGATGGGCATTAGTAAATAGCAGCTGTTGGTGTGGCTAGAGCACAGCATGTTCTCTCctagagcctcagttttctccacCGTGCCCTCCCTGTTGCAGGCCGCTGCTCCTTCCCATGGCCCCCATGGCTGAGGACTGGCTGGATTGCCCAGCCTTGGGCCCTGGCTGGAAGCGCCGTGAGGTCTTTCGAAAATCAGGTGCCACCTGTGGACGCTCAGACACCTATTACCAGAGGTACTGGGTGGGTTGTGGACGGTCATAGGTAGGGCTGAACCCGCTTAGGCAGGGTGAAATAGGGTGAAATTAGGTGTGGTTAATTTTGTGGGTGGGTTAAAATTACACATGTATAGTCAATTCTTATTTGTAGATTCCATGTTTGCAAATTTGCCTACTCACTAAAATTTGTGCCCTTAAAGCCCATATTTCCTGTACTTCACAGTCTTTCACAGACCTGCACAGAACAGCAAAAAATCTAAGTAGCCTAAAACACGCATTCGCAGCTGAGGTGCTGCAGTGCTGTCTAGTGTTCTTAGTGCAAGAAGTCTGTGATGGactttaaggagaaaaatgtgaTGTGCTACGAGGAGAAAGTACACATTAAATAAATTTCAGGCATGAATTGTAGTACTATTAGGTGTGACtacaatgttaatgaatcaaagATGTGGTacatctagaaaaagaaagggaaattttcTAATTTGTCCGATTTCCAGTTTCTGGAAAGTGCTAAAGTAACTTGTATAATACATAATGGAGCTAAGGAAAAGGTGGGCTAAACTTGAAGATCCATAAGGCAATGACCAGTAACAGTGTAGTGGACAGTGTGAGAGGCTTAAGGCCAATGACGTTGACGATTGTGTTACCCCTGGTtaggaaaatgttaaatttatctCAGCTAGTGCTGACTGGCTCACACATTTCAACAGGTGAGATTGTGAAAAAACTTTAAATTGGCTTACAAGGTAGGTTCTGGAGATTGAGAATTTGCAGacgaattttaaaaataataagtgttatATGGGAAAAGTGTCACATAGAAGAATAGGTTTTCAATAACTGATGAGACTGTACCTTATTTTACAAGTACCTTGGTAAAAGTACCTATATAACAGTACTCCAAAGCTGGCTTTAAATCATTCGAAGGCCATACATAAGACAAGGTTACACAGAATCAGTTGACAGAAAATCAGTTGAAAGAAATGTCACCTGAGGCTCTCAGGAATCTAAACTGTAGTTTCACTAGGAGCCAAGATTCTATATTCACTAATTCACGTGTGCAACGTgactttataaaacatttcatgaATGAGAACCGGCTATAAATATGTGAACATACGTATTTATAAGAGATTTATATATAAGGATCTAagtgttttgggatccctgggtggcgcagtggtttggtgcctgcctttggcccagggcgcgatcctggagacccgggatcgaatcccacgtcgggctcctggtgcatggagcctgcttctccctctgcctgtgtctctgcctctctctctctctctgtgtgactatcataaaaaaaaaaaaaaaaaaaaaggatctaagTGTTTTACGAAATGCTAATGATACAGTTACTGAATTTTTTGTACTCTTCCTGAACTTTTTTTGTATCTGAGGTGCTGTTTTCCTGGAGAAATAtagtaaaatcataaatataattgTTTGTTCATACTTAATTGTGTGTTTATTCACATATTCACAACTTGTATGAAACTGTcaaaatttgggatgcctgggtggctcatggttgagcatcgGTCTTCGGCTCAGAGCATCATCTCGGGGTCCCAAGGTCCTGCattggcctccccacagggagcctgcttctccctcggcccgtgtccctgcctctctctctgtgtttctcatgaataaatacataaaatcttaaaataaaaaagaaacttgtcaAAAATTTATACAGGCATCAAAACCCATAAAAGATTGGAGGTTTTATCCTAATTAGGGCAAGATAACAAGTATGTCACAGTTTTGTGGATGCTGGTAGGATATATGAGACTCTTGGGTCAGAGATGAAAGATAGTCTATTACTCACAGGACAGCAGTACCCAGAATGTCATTTTTTTGTGTCAGTTTCCCAAACTCCAGTTCCCATAGCGTGATGTGAAGAGGGCTAAGTAGCATCTGCCCATGCATTGGACTGTAGGACAGGAACCCTGAGTTTAAGGAAATCAGTCTTTTAGAATGTTGGGATAGTAAAGATGCCTTCCCTTTGCTCTGGAAGGAGAACGTATCTTTTATCTTCCAAGGCTGTTTGCTGTACAAACATCCTTGAGAAGATAGTTCATAACAAAGGACTATTAGTGTTTCTCTTGCAAGATATGCAAAAATGCTAGAGACCTGTGGAGTATTCTCTCTCAATACTGGTTGTCCCTACTTTGTTTTTATGTAGTTGGCATTTGTTGCTCAAGCAtgtatttgtttgtatatttacatgctcatttatttgtgtatatacttttaaacagtggtttcttttttgcttttataacaCTAACACTTTTATACATAACTTAGCAGGTTGGTATTTTTATCTGTAGTTACTCTTGTTCGTGTAGAATATAATTAGCATACTTTATAAGCATCTGTTGGCGTTTGCATTGTTTATTTATGTTTGCATACGTGCTGctatttatacacattttatatttctgctgTGCAGGTGTAGTGGGGGTAAGACCTGGTCAGGGCTTACAGGCTAATCCCAAGCTGCCTCCTGTATCCCTTGCCAGCCTTGCAGGCCTTTTACCAGCCCAGTGGGAGGGTTGTGTGGGTGGAGTGGCCATGGCTCCACCTGGGTACCAATCCATCCTGGCCCATCCCCAGCCCCACAGGAGACAGGATCCGAAGCAAAGTTGAGCTGACCCGATACCTGGGCCCTGCGTGTGACCTCACCCTCTTCGACTTCAAACAAGGCATTCTGTGCTATCCAGCCCCTAAGGTACTACACAATGTGGGGTACCCAGATAGAGGTGACTGAGCACCCAACACCCACCCACTGATGTCTTCCTTCTTTCCGTCTCATCTGCAGGCCCCGTCCTTAGATGTCCCTGGCAGGAAGCGGAAGAAGCCTTCACGGCCAGCCAAGACTCAGAAACGTCAGGTTGGACCCCAGAAGGGTGAAGTCAGGAAGGAGGCCCCAGGAGATGAGACCAAGGCTGTTGCTGACACAGCTCTAGCTTCACTCCCTGCACCTGGGTGAGTGTTGGCCCAAAGTGAGCCAAGAGGGTGAGGATTGTGTTTGGGGGTGCACTTAGAGCCCCACACCCATGTTTCCCATTCCAGGTGCTGTGAAAACTGTGGAATCAGCTTCTCAGGAGATGGTACCCGAAGACAGCGGCTCAAGACGTTATGCAAGGACTGCCGAGGTGAGTggccccctgggccctgggagacAGGAGTGGAGCAGGCCTGATGTCAGGCTAGGACACCACGGTCAGGCTGGAGGTTGAATGGTGGGTGTCAGAGCAGCAGCACTTGGGGAAGTTAGATATCTGATACTCCTtgtctacttttcttctttcctttccagcgCAGAGAATTGCTTTCAATAGGGAGCAAAGGATGTTTAAGGTAAGCACAACCTGCCTCCTCTTCACAAGTGTGTGTTGGAGCAGGATGTGACGAGGGCTTGTGGAGGATCTGAAGGAATGGCTATGAGGCCTCAGGGTGTCAGAGTCATTTTGTAGGAAGCTAGTTATGGTCAGCAGATAGTAGTGGTTAGTGAAGTGTCAGTAGATTCAGTGATGAAGTTAATAGGGCACAGGTAGACATTGGAGTTGGCCTCTGATGGCAGCTAATCAGTTGCCAGATACAGTGGTGAGGCAAGCGTTGGACTACTAGATGTGGCAGTGGGAGTTAATAACAGACATGTAAGGGACAGGACACCTAGAGCTACTCTGTCTGGGCCTGTgacctcgcccccccccccccccccccccattcctggCAGCGTGTGGGCTGCGGGGAGTGTGCGGCCTGCCAGGTAACCGAGGACTGTGGGGCCTGCTCCACCTGCCTTCTGCAGCTGCCCCATGAGGTGGCCTCGGGGCTGTTCTGCAAATGTGAGCGGAGACGGTGCCTCAGGATTGTGGAAAGGGTGAGTTGGGCAGGTGGGGTGAGCCCGAGGCTCAGCCTGTCCCCTGGGTCTCATGGCTCTGGCCCCACACATCATGCCTCTGCCACCCA carries:
- the CXXC1 gene encoding CXXC-type zinc finger protein 1 isoform X2 is translated as MEGDGSDPEPPDAGEDSKSENGENAPIYCICRKPDINCFMIGCDNCNEWFHGDCIRITEKMAKAIREWYCRECREKDPKLEIRYRHKKSRERDSNERDGSEPRDEGGGRKRPAPDPDLQRRAGSGTGVGAMLARGSASPHKSSPQPLVATPSQHHQQQQQQQQQQQIKRSARMCGECEACRRTEDCGHCDFCRDMKKFGGPNKIRQKCRLRQCQLRARLSPVTPSESLPRPRRPLPTQQQPQPSQKLGRIREDEGAVASSAVKEPPEATATPEPLSDEDLPLDPDLYQDFCAGAFDDHGLPWMSDTEESPFLDPALRKRAVKVKHVKRREKKSEKKKEERYKRHRQKQKHKDKWKHPERADAKDPASLPQCLGPGCVRPAQPGSKYCSDDCGMKLAANRIYEILPQRIQQWQQSPCIAEEHGKKLLERIRREQQSARTRLQEMERRFHELEAIILRAKQQAVREDEESNEGDSDDTDLQIFCVSCGHPINPRVALRHMERCYAKYESQTSFGSMYPTRIEGATRLFCDVYNPQSKTYCKRLQVLCPEHSRDPKVPADEVCGCPLVRDVFELTGDFCRLPKRQCNRHYCWEKLRRAEVDLERVRVWYKLDELFEQERNVRTAMTNRAGLLALMLHQTIQHDPLTTDLRSSADR
- the CXXC1 gene encoding CXXC-type zinc finger protein 1 isoform X1; this encodes MEGDGSDPEPPDAGEDSKSENGENAPIYCICRKPDINCFMIGCDNCNEWFHGDCIRITEKMAKAIREWYCRECREKDPKLEIRYRHKKSRERDSNERDGSEPRDEGGGRKRPAPDPDLQRRAGSGTGVGAMLARGSASPHKSSPQPLVATPSQHHQQQQQQQQQQQIKRSARMCGECEACRRTEDCGHCDFCRDMKKFGGPNKIRQKCRLRQCQLRARESYKYFPSSLSPVTPSESLPRPRRPLPTQQQPQPSQKLGRIREDEGAVASSAVKEPPEATATPEPLSDEDLPLDPDLYQDFCAGAFDDHGLPWMSDTEESPFLDPALRKRAVKVKHVKRREKKSEKKKEERYKRHRQKQKHKDKWKHPERADAKDPASLPQCLGPGCVRPAQPGSKYCSDDCGMKLAANRIYEILPQRIQQWQQSPCIAEEHGKKLLERIRREQQSARTRLQEMERRFHELEAIILRAKQQAVREDEESNEGDSDDTDLQIFCVSCGHPINPRVALRHMERCYAKYESQTSFGSMYPTRIEGATRLFCDVYNPQSKTYCKRLQVLCPEHSRDPKVPADEVCGCPLVRDVFELTGDFCRLPKRQCNRHYCWEKLRRAEVDLERVRVWYKLDELFEQERNVRTAMTNRAGLLALMLHQTIQHDPLTTDLRSSADR